The sequence GACGAATCCACCTGCTACTCAAAAAGATCGAGATTTGGAATTAACAGATTATGAAGCAAGTGTTAGTGAATTATGGAGATTTAAAAGAGCGGGTGGAGATGCTCTTGTGGATGCAACAACGCTTGATTATGGAAGAGATGCTAGTAAATTAGTGCAAATGTCTTTAGAGACTGATGTACACGTTATAGCAACTTCGGGCTTCAACAAACATATTTATTTTCCTAAATGGGTTGAAGCGCTTAGCATTGAAGAAATTGCAGAAAAATTAATTCGTGATGTCACTATTGGTATGGATGGAACGAAGGCAAAAGCAGGATTTTTAAAAGCTGGTTCTTGGAATCAAATGATCCACCCATTAGAAGAAAAAGTAACTCGCTCAGTTGCTAGGGCACAACTTGAAACAGGTGCTCCAATTTGGTTACACACAGAAGCTGGTACGATGGGGATGGAAATGTTAGATATTCTAGAAGATGAAGGGGTTGACTTGACTAAAGTTGTAGTAGGGCATAGTGATAGAAATGCAGATCCGTATTATCATTTGCAGCTAGTAAGAAGAGGAGCTTATGTTCAATTTGATGGTAGCAGTAAAATTAAGTACTACCCAGATAGTATACGCGTATCTTTAATAAAAAATTTACTAGAAAATGGTTTCATTAATCATTTATTAATTTCAGGTGATATGGGTCGAAAAACTTAT is a genomic window of Virgibacillus proomii containing:
- a CDS encoding phosphotriesterase family protein — encoded protein: MMKVRTVLGDIEPTLLGTTYSHEHLWTNPPATQKDRDLELTDYEASVSELWRFKRAGGDALVDATTLDYGRDASKLVQMSLETDVHVIATSGFNKHIYFPKWVEALSIEEIAEKLIRDVTIGMDGTKAKAGFLKAGSWNQMIHPLEEKVTRSVARAQLETGAPIWLHTEAGTMGMEMLDILEDEGVDLTKVVVGHSDRNADPYYHLQLVRRGAYVQFDGSSKIKYYPDSIRVSLIKNLLENGFINHLLISGDMGRKTYLHAYGGGPGFEYILKKLIPRLLDEGLTQKEIDTIFIDNPSRWLAQFE